CCTGATTTATGCATTTATCCTGATTCAGTGTAAGCCGGTGTATGTATTACAGGACCTGTTCACTGCCTTGTGTAATCACTTACCTGTGTCCTCCCCCCTCAGAGAAGTGGAGCTGTCCCTGCTGGACCAGCGAGTGGTGTGGGCTGCAGAGGAGGGCTGGCTGGTCTTTGACCTGACTGCCACCAGTAACCACTGGCTGGTCAACCCTGAGCAGAACCTGGGCCTGCAGCTGGTCCTGGAGGACAGCCACGGTCAGTCACTGTCATGGACCAACTCAATGGGGTGGGATCCATAGTCCAAAAACGAAAGTCTTTGTCCAGAGCAGTGATTTAATGCTGCTCAAATCCTGTGGCCGCAAGGAATATCACATATTGAGTAATCCTTCGTAGAGGAGGGTCACAGATTTATGACTGTGGTTACTGTGGTCATATTAGGATAAACAAAATTTTGGTTTGTGAGAAACTCAGAAGATGTATTTCTTGTAGTGTTCAAGGGTTGAGTGAGACTCATAActcttctcctccacttctGTCTCATGTCTCCCCCTGTAGGCCAGAGGATGAACCCCCGGCTGGTGGGGCTGGTGGGGGGCAGCGGGCCCCAGGACAAGCAGCCTTTCATGGTTGCCTTTTTCAAAGCCACTGAGGTGCGCTTTCGCAGCGTCCGCTCTGCACACGGCCACAAGGGGCGCAACCCTAACCGCTCCAAACCCCAGAAGACTCCCCAAGACGTGCTAAAGGCAGCAGAGGCTGCAACAGGTGGGTTGAATTCCTCAAATCTCACCACCATAGGCCATGGCCTAGGAGAGGAGTGCATAAGGAGTTCATCATATTATGACAAACATTCCTGCATGCTTTCATACATTCATTTGACTCATATTTGcatgttttcaatttcagctAACCTCAGCAACTCCAAGCAGGGCTGTAAAAAGCATGAGCTGTATGTCAGTTTCAGAGATTTGGGATGGCAGGTACAATATacaactttcatttcatttcatttccagtAATTCATTGGCAATTCACTGACACTCATCTGTGCTCTTCCTCCGCTCAGGACTGGATCATAGCACCGGAGGGTTATGCAGCATACTACTGCGAGGGGGAGTGCGCCTTCCCTCTCAACTCCTACATGAATGCCACAAATCACGCTATTGTGCAAACTCTGGTAAGTCGTGAACAGTCCCTGATGACAGCCTCCATTCTCTATGAAGACTTCTCCCTGATCTGTGCTTCACTCTAACCACAGGTACACTTCATCAACCCAGACACGGTTCCCAAGCCCTGCTGTGCCCCTACCCAGCTCCATGGCATCTCTGTGCTCTACTTTGATGACAGCTCCAATGTCATCCTCAAGAAATACCGCAACATGGTGGTGCGAGCCTGTGGCTGCCACTGACCGCTGTTTCCCCTCCTCTCGCCATTTTAGCAGATAACAATGGTGGAAGCGGAGGAACCAGAGACAAGAAGTGATTGACTGCCTGGTCTaggaggagctgctgcctcAGGACTAGCTTTAATCTAGTGTACTGTTTTATGACCTATGGCTTGGCTATGCACTGAGCCGTCCATACAGTATTAGCCACTACCACAGCCCAGTCAGTCTACTGTGCCAGGACTCTTGGCCATAGAGAACTGTTGAACAAAGGAgtcactttttgttttcctcttcgTGTGACTGGAGAAAGTACACGACACGGACTTTCACCAGCGTGGCGTTACTTCACAGGCTCAGAAACAAACACTTAATGCTAGAGAGCATGCATTTAATGCTAGAAGTGTACACTGAGAGGTCAGTaacaatgtgttttgtttgcagAAATCATATAATGTGCCTGttcaaaagacaaacacatcTGAATTTGAATTCTGTCGTGTATGTTGAGTATGAAACATTGCCTGGGTGGAGCTGTGCATCTGACAATGGATTTCACGGCACATAAAAGTTTATACATCCATCTTCCTGTTAAACAACTGTACGTTTTTTTTTGCGAACAGCTGGATCAACTTAGATCCCAACGAGAAAAAAACACCGTCCTCCCCACTGAACTTCACTGGTGCTGTCTCTTCAGAAGCCCAGCTGAACCGGGTCAGGTGTAAAACATCTGGCTGCTTGTCTGTGCGCTGCTGATATAGAGGGGCTCAGTGAGAATTGACAGCCCAGACAGttaataagtgtgtgtgggattgaTAGGGCTGGCTGTTGGGCCCGGTTTCCTGGAGGAGGTGGTGCAGACATATATCACCGGGCCTGCGAGAGGCATGCGGTCTCCGAGATGCCAGTGATTTGGTCCacagcagacaggcagcaggtttTGCGCCATCACCCTCATTTCAGCTGCCTTTTGATGTCGGGCCAAAGCTGCAGGTGGGCAAAGGGaggctgtattttttttgtcaaaaaccaAATGTCAGATTACAGCGGCAGAATAAACTGAAACTATCCAAGATGCAGCAGGTGTGATGGTTTTACCTCAGTTGGCTGTAGTGATGTTCCACACTGGCAATCAAAGCATTGCTGGCTGGTAAAAGGTTAATGTTTTAATGTGTAATCAATGGTATATCAAGATTGTTTATAAAAACTCTAAACAATATGCAGTAAATTATACACAACATATTTATTTACCAGTCAGCTCAAATATTTTACAGACATGTTAAGAAGCATCTTCACTCTGTACACTGTAAGGAGCATCAGTACAAAAGGCAAAGCAGCTATACAACCAGGCAAATAAAAGCATTCACAGTGACAGCCACTGACAGGCTGAAAGCTTCCCACACAACCCACACTGTtctaaacacacattttatctGTTACCTTAAATAGAAAAAAGAGGTagaaaaagtgtaaaaacaaaacctcGCTGATACATTCTAAACAGTTATTGATTCTTAATGCGATAATCCACTCTCAAATTTAAGAGTATATCTTGGGAACGTTCACTCATGAGTTGAGGAAATGCTTTGAACAAAATGGTTGTCTGGCATTAAATTAAAACTACAAAATTGTTGAAGT
This DNA window, taken from Centroberyx gerrardi isolate f3 chromosome 5, fCenGer3.hap1.cur.20231027, whole genome shotgun sequence, encodes the following:
- the LOC139926967 gene encoding bone morphogenetic protein 7-like isoform X1 codes for the protein MVTSASASAVILLTWGYCVLATQVAFSNFSVDNEVRSSFIQRRLRSQERREMQREILSILGLPHRPRPHVHTKHNAAPMFMLDLYNTISTDAEPPGYSYYKPVFTTPATPMVTPQDSRFLDDADMVMSFVNLVEQDQDLLYQQHRREFRFDLSRIPEGEAVTAAEFRIYKDYVHERYENETFRVSVYQVLQEPPNREVELSLLDQRVVWAAEEGWLVFDLTATSNHWLVNPEQNLGLQLVLEDSHGQRMNPRLVGLVGGSGPQDKQPFMVAFFKATEVRFRSVRSAHGHKGRNPNRSKPQKTPQDVLKAAEAATANLSNSKQGCKKHELYVSFRDLGWQDWIIAPEGYAAYYCEGECAFPLNSYMNATNHAIVQTLVHFINPDTVPKPCCAPTQLHGISVLYFDDSSNVILKKYRNMVVRACGCH
- the LOC139926967 gene encoding bone morphogenetic protein 7-like isoform X2, yielding MQREILSILGLPHRPRPHVHTKHNAAPMFMLDLYNTISTDAEPPGYSYYKPVFTTPATPMVTPQDSRFLDDADMVMSFVNLVEQDQDLLYQQHRREFRFDLSRIPEGEAVTAAEFRIYKDYVHERYENETFRVSVYQVLQEPPNREVELSLLDQRVVWAAEEGWLVFDLTATSNHWLVNPEQNLGLQLVLEDSHGQRMNPRLVGLVGGSGPQDKQPFMVAFFKATEVRFRSVRSAHGHKGRNPNRSKPQKTPQDVLKAAEAATANLSNSKQGCKKHELYVSFRDLGWQVHFINPDTVPKPCCAPTQLHGISVLYFDDSSNVILKKYRNMVVRACGCH